From Chryseotalea sp. WA131a:
GGTATTTTAGCGATTAAAGGCACCAAGGAAGTTCCGCTAGGCAGAGGCTTACCTCTCGGAAAAATGGCCGTATTCTCTACATTGCAAGTAAATAGAGAAAACAATACCGGGTACCACAATATTACCCATGAGCCACTCCTGTTGAATGTCTTCAGATAATGCTTCATAACACCAAGCCTAAATAAACTTCCGGAATATTGTAAAAGCGGTTGAACGTGGAAAAAGCGGGCCAACCCATAAAGTGATATTTGGCATACGTGTTCTTAAAACCTAGAATAAATACATGATTCTTCCACAGGCGTTGCTCTAGATAAATTCCAAGAGTATATCCATTAAAAAAGTTTTTGTCGCTCACAATTTCATTTTCACCTTGGCGAGAAGAGTTAGAAGTCACTACCGAAAGCTCCGCTTTCAATGTAAATACGATGTCCTTCGTCTTATATCCCAGCGATAAATTGGGATAGTTAATCCAGGTGCTCACACTACTATCAAAACCCAAAATATTCAGAAAACCAAAAGCGTAGGCAACATCAAAACCAGTATTGAAAGATATTCGGTCAAACTGCTTTCCCCAGCGCGGACCAAGTGTTAGTTGGTTCGCTACAAACAATGTTGAAAACCGGCTATCGATTGAAAAGCTTTTTGGCAAACCAATAACTGCATGATAATGAAACAAAGGGGCTTGTGCTGACGTTTCTAGCCAATCAAAAGGTAATTTTACCTGCGAAAGTGCAACCTCGCTTTTAAAATAACCCGGCTTTAAAGTATGCGGATATAAAATACTAGACTGAACAATATCAAATGTTCGAGGTTTTTGCGCAAAACATAAATGGCCAAGGAAAAAAAGAAAAATTAAAGTTCGTAAATAAGAAACGGGCATAGGTAACTTTACTGGCTAAAAGTAACAATTTAAATATAAGATGCAAAAAACCAGCGCAGTACTTTTGATCTTTTTGGCAAGTTGTATCTCGTTTCTTAGTAGCGCTCAAAATAAAACCATTGCGTTTGTGAGCGACACGCAAAAGCCCATGTGGATCGAAGATGTATTTTTAAAATCGAACCAAAACGAAAAAGCGACTTCGCTAATCTTTCAATCAATGATCGAAAAGAAGCCAACCGCTATTTATATTTTGGGTGATGTGGTTTCGTTGGGCTACAAGGAAAAAAAATGGAAAAAGTTAGATCAATATCTGGAGCAGTGCAGAGTCAAGGGCATTGAGGTAAATGCTCTTTTGGGAAATCATGATGTGATGACGAAACCAAAAAAAGGTGAACAGACATTTCAAAAGCGGTTTCCGAACCACCAACGTTTAGGCTATGTATCGGTTACAGATTCCATTGCTATTGTATTGTTGAACTCGAATTTCAAAAAGTTAACCTCTACTGAAGTGGCCGCTCAAAACCAATGGCTTGAAAAAACACTTACTGCCCTCGACCACGATGATTCTATACTAATGGTGATCGTTAGCTGCCACCACTCACCTTATACCAATAGCAAGATTGTCAGGTCATCAAAAGAAGTTCATGATAATTTCGTTCCTCCTTATTTGGAATCAAAAAAAAGTACTCTCTTCCTCACTGGCCATTCGCATAACTTTGAACACTTCAAAAAGCAGGGAAAAGATTTTATGGTAATCGGTGGCGGTGGCGGCATTCACCAGCCTACGCGACCCTCTACTCCTAGCATGGATGACATGGCAAAAAACTATAAGCCCATGTTCCATTATTTGCTAATGGAGAGAGTCGGTAGTAATATCTTGATGCATTCTTATTTTCTTTCTAGTGATTTCAAAGAATTCAATGTCGGTTATACTGTTGAACTAAGTGCCAAGAAATAACGTTTAACGGAAGATGAAATATTTTATATTCTTTTCTCTCATTATTTATTGGGATAGTACCGCGCAGGGAAATTGCAAATTGCAAACCGACAAGGACAGTATCAAAGTTTATACTTGCCCAGTTAAGGAATCAAAATACAAAGCCATAAAAGTAGAGTTTCCTTTAACCGCTACTTATTCGCAAGCAGTAGCTATGATACTGGATATTGACCGATTGCATCGCTGGCAATACAAAACCGTAAGTGCAAAACTATTGAAACAAATTAACGAAAAAGAACTGATCTATCACACCGAAGTGCAAACACCATCGGTAACCAACAATCGTGATTTTGTAATCGACTTATCCATCGAACAAATTGCGAGCACAAAAGAGTTGGTAGTGAAAGCTATTAGCAAACCTGACTATATTCCCACCAAGAAAAAAGTGGTTCGCGTGCCTTTCTCAGAAGCGATTTGGCACATTAAATCCGTTGGCAAGAATAAGTTGTGGGTAGTGTATGAAATCAAAATTGACTTTGGTGGTGAAGTGCCAGCGTGGGTGGTGAACATGGCCGCACCGTTAGCACCTTATGAAACATTCAAAGCCATGCGCGCTGAAATCGTTGACTACCGAAACAAAAAGGTTAGTTTTATTGTAGATTGAATTAGTTCTATCGCAACGAGTTAAGATACAATTCTTCAACTTTTTTTCTGGCCCACTCTGTTTTCCGTAAGAATGCCAAACTCGATTTGATACTGGGGTCATAGCGAAAGCAATTGATGCGGATTAGTTCGCCCAAATCTTCCCAGCCATACATTTCCACCAAATGACGTAAAATCATCTCAAGGGTTTTTCCGTGTAGCGGGTTGTTAGGTTGCTCTTCTTTCATTATTCAAACAATTTGCCGCGAAGGCACAAAGACACAAAGGAAAGTAAATCTTCATAATTTTAAAGACCGTGGTAAAAAATATATAAAATTTAGAAAAAGTAAAGACAAATCTTAGTGACTTCGTGGCAACTATAAATATTCCAAAATCTCTGTCAACTTCTTAAACTCCTTAAAATTACGATGCTCAATTGTCTTTTCAATCTTTTCGTGCCCCCATGTGATGTGATAGGGAACATGAAAGCCATGACCACCAATGGAAATGACGGGCAGCACATCTGACTTCAGCGAATTGCCAACCATTAAAAACTCCGAAGGCTGAATATCCAGATGCTTAATCAATTTTACATAATCTGCTTCTGCCTTCTCTGACATAATTTCGGTGTGATGAAAATAATGCTCCAGTCCGGATTTTTTCAGTTTACGTTCTTGGTCGAGCAGGTCGCCCTTGGTGGCTACCACCAATCTGTATTTTCCTTTTAATGAAAGCAATACTTCATCAACGCCTTCCAACTTTTCAATTGGCTTGTCAAGCATTTCTTTTCCCAATTCAATAATTCTTTCAATCACCGTTACGCGAATGGTACTATCCGAAATGCGAATAGCCGTTTCAATCATGGAGAGCATAAAGGCCTTGATGCCATAGCCATACAAGGAAATGTTATCAATCTCCGTCTTCAACAACTCGCGCTCTACCGTGTGCTGCGGAAGGTATTCTTCAAGCAAAGCGCAAAATTTATGTTCTACTTCTTGAAAATAAGATTCATTGTGCCAGAGTGTGTCATCTGCATCAAAGGCAACAACTTTTATATTTTTTAAACTCATAAGCTAGATACTGGATGCTTGATACTGGTTAACGATAACCAATTAACCAACACCAACCACCACTTACTACCTACCAACAACACCCATCGCCTCTTCAAACTCCTTCGTCAGCGTCTGCACTATCTCCGCCATGGGGCGAATGCTAAGTACATGTTCAATGGCAGGGCCAGCACACCAGACGGTTTTGTACGTGGCGCCAAAGGCCGCTTTCTCCACCGCCTTCATACCCTTAAAGGCAATAATCATTTTTGCATACTTCTTCAATGTCTTGTTGTTGTTCAATATCCACTCCAGCCAATTGGCCTTTGTGCCCAGTTGTTGAACATAGGGAGTATTGATAACGGTGAGTGCTGAACCCGAAAGCTTGGTTGTGCGAACAATATCTTTCTCTCCATAGTCGACCATCGCTTGTTTGTATTCTTGCGAAATCGGTGCCTCATCGCACGCAATAAAAATCGTACCTACCGAAACACCTGCCGCGCCCCAATCCAATGCTTGCTTCACATCTTTGCCATGCGCCACACCACCTGCAGAAATAATAGGCAAGCCACAATTTTCTTTCAATTGCTTGATTAAATCTTGCGGAGAAATATTTCCAGCATGACCACCTGCGCGGGAGTTTACTGCAATGACCGCATCTGCACCAAGCGACTCGACTTTTTTAGCATAGGCCAAATCCACCACATCACAAAAAACCTTAATGCCGAGTGGCTTGCATTTTTCAATCACCTCTTGCGGACTGCCCAACGAAGTGATGATATAGGCAGGCTTCATTTCCAAGAGAACGGACAGCTGTCCTTTGTATTTCGGGTTCGATTTGTTAACAATTAAATTAACACCATAAGGTTTGTCTGAAAACTTCCTAATATCCTCCATCGCAGCCCGAAGCTCTGCATCGGTACGATAATTAAGCGCAGGAAACGCAGCCGACACACCATTGGCCAGTGCAGCCCTTATCATTTTGGTGTTGCTGATCAAAAACATGGGCGCTACAATGATGGGGTAGCGAATGCCTAAAATTTTGTCGATTGTCATTTTGATTTTTTTTATCTTTTCTTACCTATCGTACATTTCGAGCGCCCAAAGCTTTTACATCCATAGAAGTGGGAAAAAAATCAGTTATGTAAACAACACTATCTTTCTTGTCCATGAAATAAATAATTTTTATTACTGCTTTTGACGTACTCTTGAAAAGTATGAATCTGTATTCTCGTTTTAGGCCTTGAAGAGTTGGCTCAATACTTCCTCTGTCAGGAAGTTTAATTAAAGTCAAGGCTAACGAGTAAAGAGCATCTGCTTTACGTTCTGCACTTACCAAAGAACCATATTGGTAGAAATACTCAAGAACCTCAAGAAAATAGATTTTAGCTTTGGAAGTAAGCTCTACTTGATACGTCTTTTGGTCTTCCACGTGTCAATTTCCTTTTTAAAATCTTCGATTTTTGTCGTCCGTCCATATTTGATATCTTCTTCGGAAGCAAGGGTTCTGTCAATCAAATCTTGTGAACTATATTTCGAGAACAGTTTCTTTGAAACTGCGTCATTTTTATCCGCTTGAACCATCCCATAGACAATCTTTACAAAACGATCGTCCGCCTCAATTAAATATTGATAAATTTCATCCTTTAAAGCACTTACGCTCATATCTTTAATTCAATAAATTTAAAGTTAAAGAAATTGTTTGAAAACTCATTGTAAAAAAGATTACTTAAAAACCTCATTTAACACCCCTGCCAATCGTATGCCCGCTTGCAACAATCGATTCTCCACGGTATCTAAATTTTTGAAAGAATACTTATAACCTAAATTGCCATCACCAATGGCATACACTTGCTTTCGATAGCTCATTGACTCGCGCGCCCAATCGCGTACGGTTGCTTTTTGCCATTGGGCCACTGTCGCCTTATCAGGCTGACCCAATGCATCCGCCAACTCCGTGTAACTCAATTTAGTTTCATCAATTATGCTGCTGTCCCACACACTGTGCAGATTGGTTTCGTTTCTTGCCCATTTTACTTTTACGCTGTTGCCACCCCGGTCGTCACAACAGCCTACGTGTAATGGCTGGTGGATATCGCCAACCAAATGCACCAACATCTTTAAATATTCAGCTTGTCTCTTCTCATCTAGTTTATCAGACTTTAGTTCCGCCACCAATCGCTCGATAGTCATGATCACATCGCCATTCGGATTTTTGGGCGACTCTTCATAGGTCTTGCCTGTTTCAACCGTTACCCAATGCCAATCGGCCGTGTAGTTGTAGGTAGAGTCCGAGCGAATTTCATCCATCCACGTACTCACCATTGCAAGCGATTGCTGACCCAACAATTTTTTGATTTTCTTTTTAGCTTTAGCGGTTAGGTAGCGCTCGGCAATCAAACCGGAAGCCCGGTGGCCGGTAACGCCCCAAGCGAGAGAAGATACGTTTATAAAGCATAGAGCTAAAAACAAAAGGGCAATTTTTTTCATAAGAGATTGAAACATTAGATACTCAAAGATGTGAATTTTAAAGGGGAAGCAAATGATTTGGCTAGAAAAAATGGATTGACAGAAAACCGTATTGGTAACGCTGATTTAACACATAATCAAAAAAAAATCGCCCTCTTCTCAAAAGGCGATTGTAAATTTCAAGCGTCAACGTTCTATTTCTTCACCACATACGTAAGCACAGGCCGGCTGGCCATTTTTACCACACTTTCTGCAATGCTGCCAGCAAGTACGTGCGCAAAGCCTGTTCGGCCATGGGTGGCCATGGCAATCATATCAGCATCAATGGAGTCAGCGAAATATTGAATGCCTTCTTCCTCTGTAAGGTCGTTGTACACATTAATGGTATAATTCTTCAACTGCAACGATTTGGCGAATTTGAACATATAGTCTTTCACTATTTTATCGCGCTGAAAATCTCCGGGTGTATTTACACGCACTAAATGGATAGTAGAGTCATAGTATCGTTGAGTTTTCTTTACAATACGCGAAAATATCTCCTCGTCTTTTGACATGGCAGTGGCGTACACGATATTTTTAAAATCAGTAGAAGCAGGTTTTTTGTGCACCGTTAAAATTGGGCAACTTGAGTTACGAACTACTCGCTCCGTATTAGTGCCAATCAACATCGTCTCTAAATTGGTTACCCCGCGTGTGCCCATCACCACTAAGTCTACCTTCTGTTCAGCAATAATGGAGTTCATACCGTGGAAAGGATTTCCCAAACGCAGCTCGCCAATCATCTTCACTGCATCATACTTGGCGTCTTGAACTACCTTAGTTAACTGGTTTTCGGCTCTTTCCAACAACTTATAAATGAATAGTTTTTCTTCCCAGTCTGCTTTCTGCCATTCTCCTGTGATGCGGGTAGAATCTTTTCCTGCTTCTTCCACAACATTGAGCAGGAAAATGCTCGCGCCAGATTTTTTTGCAATGTCAAAAGCTACATCTAACGCTGTAAGCGAGGTTTTAGAAAAATCGGTAGGAACAAGTATTTTCTTCATATGGTGTTTATTTATTTCTAATTTCGATTTTGTGATAAGTAAAAGTACAGATTCAATTGGATTTAAAAAAGCTATTTGCAATCGATCGCCTCTACTTTTTGAGTAGTGAGGCTACTTTGGTGATGGTGGGTAAGAAAAGCGTGCCCCATCAACAACATGCCAGAAAAGACGAATGCCAAAGCAGTAACATTGCTTACCTTAAGGTTTATCTTCTTCACCATCAATTGAATGGTGTAACTAAAGCCAAACATTACTGGCCAGGTGCCCAGCCCAAACATGACCATAAAGAAAAAACCATCGTAAAAATTTGGCAAAATAAAGCAATAAGTAAGTGCCAAGTAGGTAAGCCCGCAGGGCAAGAAGCCATTGGCTAATCCCAAAACAAAAATAGCCCCCGCTCCTCCTTGTTTCAAAAATTTGTTAAAAACAGATTTTAGCCTATTCGAAAAGAATTGAAACGGTCTTTGTAAAAATGGTACTGAAAGATGCCACTGCCCTATGCCTGCGAACAATAACAGCGCACCCAACCCAACCGATAGATAAAATTGATAATCTGAAAGCCCCGCCACACTACCCACAGTGGCGGCCACCATACCCATACTTCCATAGGCAAGAATACGGGCACTATTGTAAATTACTTTTGTAATGGCGAAAGGATTCTGCCCAGACACAGCAGCCAATAGTGGACTGCACATACCTGCACAATGCAGGCTGCCCACTACCCCCAACACGAGTGCTGTCCAAACCATTACAATACAATTGTTTTTTCAACCAAGTATTCCTTGTCGCTCATCTTCCACGAAATGCTGATCCGGTATAAACCTTTCTTCGTGTGTGCCAAGTTAAACGAATGATGGGTGCCCAATTGTTTATCAAATACAAAAGCTTGATCCAAATCGCTATCCGATGGGCGGGTGAGTTTGATCAAACCGCTTTCAACACTCGGCATTTGTTCATACATAATGTTCAATTGATGATCCGCCAACGATACCGCAGGCAATACCTCTAGTTGATCGGCATTTTGTCTGCGGGTTTGTTTTTTTTCGTACTGCAAATCGTCTTCATAATACGTGGCAGACACCAGCGATATGTTTTGATTCACACAAATGGTGACCAACGTTCCGATAAATAGTGCGAAGGCCACAAAAGAAAAAACGATATATTTCATAAGTTAGTTGTTTTGGTAGATATAGGGCCTATAAATTTTGCTTTCGCTGATTGAATTTTTTTTCCGTTTTGATAGATTCCTATTACGACCGTTGTTTTTAGACCGCTGAGGGATTGCTCCGGCAGTTTCACCATAATCATACCTTTCAACAAACTTTCTTTTGGCACTTCTATGTTAGGGTCTCCAATTTTGGTAAGCACTGCATTGGCGGGTAATTCTACTTTCAGGGTAAGGGGTACATCTTCTAATGTTTTGTTAACAAATTCGATGGAATATAAATTGGTAATCAACCCATCATCCGTTTTGGTGTACAGTGTACCCGGCACTTTCAAAATTGTAGTCTCAATATCAGCTCGCGTGAAAATGAAGTACCCCAACACAATAATCAATGCCGTAAGCACCACCGAATAACCAATGACGCGTGGTGTTATCAATTTTTGTTTGCCTTGCTGAATAGCATTGAAGGAAGAATAGCGAATCAGTCCTTTTGGTTTTTCTATTTTAACCATTACCTCATCGCATGCATCAATGCAAGCGGTACAATTCACACATTCTAGTTGGGTGCCATTGCGAATGTCAATGCCCGTTGGACAAACATGAACACATAATTTGCAATCGATGCAATCTCCTTGCTTTTCGGTGATTTTTCGCTGGTCTTTTTTCAGCTTGCCGCGCGGCTCACCGCGCAGCCAATCGTAAGCAACCACAATAGAATTTTTGACTAGCAGCACACTTTGCAATCGACCATAGGGGCACACCACCGTGCATGCTTGCTCACGAAACCAGGCAAACACTCCATAAAATATAAATGTAAAAACAACCAATCCAATAAAACCAGCTAAGTGATCCGCAGGTGGTTGTAACACAATTTTCTTCACCTCCTCAATTCCGATTAGGTACGACATGGCCACGTGAGCGATCAGCACCGAAATCAGCAGAAAAATAAATTGTTTGACTGCCTTTTTGAAAATCTTACCGAGAGTCCACGGTAAGTTGTTGAGTCTTCTTTGCTGGTTGGCATCCCCTTCAATCCAATACTCTATTTTCCTAAATACCATTTCCATAAACAACGTTTGGGGGCAAGCCCAGCCGCACCAAATACGGCCAAACACCACCGTAAACAAAATCACAAATACAAAAAAGGTAATGAGCGTGATGGCCAATAGGAAAAAATCTTGTGGCCAAAATATTTGTCCAAACAAAATGAACTTGCGTTCGAAAATATTGAAAAGCATTAATGGCTTTCCATGCCATGTGATGAAAGGCCCCGCAAAAAAAATGGCCAACAACAAAAAACTTACGATTACGCGCTGTGTATGAAACGAACCTCGAGGTTTTTTTGCGTACACCCATACGCGCTTACCATGTGCATCTACGGTTGCGAGGCTATCGCGAAACTCTTCGTCATATAAATAAAAATTGCTATCGGCCATAATCTTCCCTCCTATTTATCATCACAAATCACAAACTTGCCTGTGTCTTTACCGTATCTGCTTTTACTTCGGGTTTTGTTTCAGGTTTTACTAGATCACCTTCAGGCTTTTTAGGATTGGCTGGGTTTGTGCCGCGCAACGTGAGCACATAGCTAGAAACATTTTTCATTTTTTCAGGACTAATCACACCTTCCCATGCAATCATATTGGTGCCTTGCACACCGTGGCGAACGGTTTTGAAAATATCCTTAATAGTGCCACCGTGCTTCCAATAGTCATCGGTCAAATTAGGACCAATATCCCCACCACCATCTTTGCGATGGCAGGAAGCACACGTGTTTAAAAAAATCTGTTTGCCCTCGGCCAATGCCAGCGCATCGGTGGTGGCCTCTAAATTGGTTTCATCGATGGCAGCCACTGGGTTGGCCGCCTGTAATTTTTTCAATTGCTCTTGGGCAATGGCCACTTCAGTATCGTATTCTGCTTGCTGCGAAGGCAGTGTATTAAAAACGTGATAAAACAATAAGTATACAATTGCGAATGCAATAGTGCCCAAAAAAAGACCTGTCCACCATGGCGGTAAATGATTGTCCAATTCTTTGATGCCATCGTAATTGTGATCAAGCGTAATCGAAGCTTCTTTCTCTACCGGCACAAAGTCGTTTGACTGTTGCCATAGTTTTTCCCAGAAGGTAGGTTCTGGGACATACGGAATGCCGAGCCGCTCCGCTCGCTCTTGAGCCGCTTGCTGGTTCATGTAATTCAACACGCGTAGCATGTATACGGCTACCAATAGCACGAGTATCGCCAACATGAAAATGAAACCCACCACTACATAAAAGGTGAGCAGGGGGTCGTCCCAAATGCTGGTGCTAGCTTCCGCTACGGACTGAGCAAACAAACGGGTGATTGAACCCAACAACATCAAAGGTATAATGAAAAAGTATTTCATGGTTGAGGATTTAATGAGTTAGAAGAAAGTGATTCATCTTGCAGGGGTTTACGTTTCATTTCGTCAATGAATTTTTTATCGGCCGAAAAAGTCCACCACAGTAAGCCGATGAAAAAGGAAAAGAAAATCACAAACGAAATGATGGGCCATATTTCGATGTTGTCGATGGACCGAAGAACTTCTTTGTACATAACTTTTTTGGTTAATTTTTTTTTACCGATACTATTGGTTTTCCGCCATTTTCTCGCCCTTTATATCGATGCCCAAACGTTGCAGGTAGGCAATCAAAGCCACAATTTCTGCTTCGGGTTGTGTTTCATAGCCCTCGGTTTTCAAGCTTGCCGCAATTTTCAGAGCTTGTTTATCCAACTCTTCGTTGGCAACTTCTTCGTATCCATCCGCATAGGGCACTCCAACGGTGCGCAGGGCTTTTATTTTTCCAGCCGTTAGGGACTTGTCAATCAATTGCTCATACAGCCATGGGTATGCTGGCATGATGGATCCAGTGCTTACTTCTTGTGGAGTGAGCATGTGGCGATAGTGCCAACTATCGGCATACTTTCCACCAATTCGGTGTAAATCGGGCCCTGTGCGCTTAGATCCCCACAGGAAAGGATGGTCATACACATACTCACCCGATTTTGAATACTCGCCATTCTTCGGGTCGTAGCGCAGCACCTCGCTGCGGAACGGGCGAATGAGTTGTGAGTGACAGTTCACGCAGCCTTCGCGGATATAAATATCACGCCCATGAATTTCGAGGGGCGTATAGGGTTTCACTGAAGTGATGGTGGGCACATTTGATTTGATTAAAAACGTTGGCACTAATTCAATAATGCC
This genomic window contains:
- a CDS encoding metallophosphoesterase, whose amino-acid sequence is MQKTSAVLLIFLASCISFLSSAQNKTIAFVSDTQKPMWIEDVFLKSNQNEKATSLIFQSMIEKKPTAIYILGDVVSLGYKEKKWKKLDQYLEQCRVKGIEVNALLGNHDVMTKPKKGEQTFQKRFPNHQRLGYVSVTDSIAIVLLNSNFKKLTSTEVAAQNQWLEKTLTALDHDDSILMVIVSCHHSPYTNSKIVRSSKEVHDNFVPPYLESKKSTLFLTGHSHNFEHFKKQGKDFMVIGGGGGIHQPTRPSTPSMDDMAKNYKPMFHYLLMERVGSNILMHSYFLSSDFKEFNVGYTVELSAKK
- a CDS encoding lipid-binding protein, which codes for MKYFIFFSLIIYWDSTAQGNCKLQTDKDSIKVYTCPVKESKYKAIKVEFPLTATYSQAVAMILDIDRLHRWQYKTVSAKLLKQINEKELIYHTEVQTPSVTNNRDFVIDLSIEQIASTKELVVKAISKPDYIPTKKKVVRVPFSEAIWHIKSVGKNKLWVVYEIKIDFGGEVPAWVVNMAAPLAPYETFKAMRAEIVDYRNKKVSFIVD
- a CDS encoding DUF2132 domain-containing protein, which gives rise to MKEEQPNNPLHGKTLEMILRHLVEMYGWEDLGELIRINCFRYDPSIKSSLAFLRKTEWARKKVEELYLNSLR
- a CDS encoding HAD family hydrolase, with protein sequence MSLKNIKVVAFDADDTLWHNESYFQEVEHKFCALLEEYLPQHTVERELLKTEIDNISLYGYGIKAFMLSMIETAIRISDSTIRVTVIERIIELGKEMLDKPIEKLEGVDEVLLSLKGKYRLVVATKGDLLDQERKLKKSGLEHYFHHTEIMSEKAEADYVKLIKHLDIQPSEFLMVGNSLKSDVLPVISIGGHGFHVPYHITWGHEKIEKTIEHRNFKEFKKLTEILEYL
- a CDS encoding nitronate monooxygenase, with amino-acid sequence MKKIKMTIDKILGIRYPIIVAPMFLISNTKMIRAALANGVSAAFPALNYRTDAELRAAMEDIRKFSDKPYGVNLIVNKSNPKYKGQLSVLLEMKPAYIITSLGSPQEVIEKCKPLGIKVFCDVVDLAYAKKVESLGADAVIAVNSRAGGHAGNISPQDLIKQLKENCGLPIISAGGVAHGKDVKQALDWGAAGVSVGTIFIACDEAPISQEYKQAMVDYGEKDIVRTTKLSGSALTVINTPYVQQLGTKANWLEWILNNNKTLKKYAKMIIAFKGMKAVEKAAFGATYKTVWCAGPAIEHVLSIRPMAEIVQTLTKEFEEAMGVVGR
- a CDS encoding S1/P1 nuclease, with product MKKIALLFLALCFINVSSLAWGVTGHRASGLIAERYLTAKAKKKIKKLLGQQSLAMVSTWMDEIRSDSTYNYTADWHWVTVETGKTYEESPKNPNGDVIMTIERLVAELKSDKLDEKRQAEYLKMLVHLVGDIHQPLHVGCCDDRGGNSVKVKWARNETNLHSVWDSSIIDETKLSYTELADALGQPDKATVAQWQKATVRDWARESMSYRKQVYAIGDGNLGYKYSFKNLDTVENRLLQAGIRLAGVLNEVFK
- a CDS encoding universal stress protein gives rise to the protein MKKILVPTDFSKTSLTALDVAFDIAKKSGASIFLLNVVEEAGKDSTRITGEWQKADWEEKLFIYKLLERAENQLTKVVQDAKYDAVKMIGELRLGNPFHGMNSIIAEQKVDLVVMGTRGVTNLETMLIGTNTERVVRNSSCPILTVHKKPASTDFKNIVYATAMSKDEEIFSRIVKKTQRYYDSTIHLVRVNTPGDFQRDKIVKDYMFKFAKSLQLKNYTINVYNDLTEEEGIQYFADSIDADMIAMATHGRTGFAHVLAGSIAESVVKMASRPVLTYVVKK
- a CDS encoding sulfite exporter TauE/SafE family protein; its protein translation is MVWTALVLGVVGSLHCAGMCSPLLAAVSGQNPFAITKVIYNSARILAYGSMGMVAATVGSVAGLSDYQFYLSVGLGALLLFAGIGQWHLSVPFLQRPFQFFSNRLKSVFNKFLKQGGAGAIFVLGLANGFLPCGLTYLALTYCFILPNFYDGFFFMVMFGLGTWPVMFGFSYTIQLMVKKINLKVSNVTALAFVFSGMLLMGHAFLTHHHQSSLTTQKVEAIDCK
- a CDS encoding FixH family protein, with amino-acid sequence MKYIVFSFVAFALFIGTLVTICVNQNISLVSATYYEDDLQYEKKQTRRQNADQLEVLPAVSLADHQLNIMYEQMPSVESGLIKLTRPSDSDLDQAFVFDKQLGTHHSFNLAHTKKGLYRISISWKMSDKEYLVEKTIVL
- the ccoG gene encoding cytochrome c oxidase accessory protein CcoG, which codes for MADSNFYLYDEEFRDSLATVDAHGKRVWVYAKKPRGSFHTQRVIVSFLLLAIFFAGPFITWHGKPLMLFNIFERKFILFGQIFWPQDFFLLAITLITFFVFVILFTVVFGRIWCGWACPQTLFMEMVFRKIEYWIEGDANQQRRLNNLPWTLGKIFKKAVKQFIFLLISVLIAHVAMSYLIGIEEVKKIVLQPPADHLAGFIGLVVFTFIFYGVFAWFREQACTVVCPYGRLQSVLLVKNSIVVAYDWLRGEPRGKLKKDQRKITEKQGDCIDCKLCVHVCPTGIDIRNGTQLECVNCTACIDACDEVMVKIEKPKGLIRYSSFNAIQQGKQKLITPRVIGYSVVLTALIIVLGYFIFTRADIETTILKVPGTLYTKTDDGLITNLYSIEFVNKTLEDVPLTLKVELPANAVLTKIGDPNIEVPKESLLKGMIMVKLPEQSLSGLKTTVVIGIYQNGKKIQSAKAKFIGPISTKTTNL
- a CDS encoding c-type cytochrome; its protein translation is MKYFFIIPLMLLGSITRLFAQSVAEASTSIWDDPLLTFYVVVGFIFMLAILVLLVAVYMLRVLNYMNQQAAQERAERLGIPYVPEPTFWEKLWQQSNDFVPVEKEASITLDHNYDGIKELDNHLPPWWTGLFLGTIAFAIVYLLFYHVFNTLPSQQAEYDTEVAIAQEQLKKLQAANPVAAIDETNLEATTDALALAEGKQIFLNTCASCHRKDGGGDIGPNLTDDYWKHGGTIKDIFKTVRHGVQGTNMIAWEGVISPEKMKNVSSYVLTLRGTNPANPKKPEGDLVKPETKPEVKADTVKTQASL
- a CDS encoding cbb3-type cytochrome c oxidase subunit 3, producing the protein MYKEVLRSIDNIEIWPIISFVIFFSFFIGLLWWTFSADKKFIDEMKRKPLQDESLSSNSLNPQP